In Mycteria americana isolate JAX WOST 10 ecotype Jacksonville Zoo and Gardens chromosome 17, USCA_MyAme_1.0, whole genome shotgun sequence, the sequence CCGCTTTCAGACTCTCCTCGAGAAGCTCCGAGCCGTTGACACACATCTTCACCCTGCAGAGCAGTACATGGCTCCAAATCTCTCTgttaacagttacttggaaaCTCTGCTGTCATTGGACTTTGGCTACAATTGCGCTAACGCAGAGGATTCAGAAGCAGCAAGGAAATTAATGCAGCAAAGCAGGACATTAAACTTTATAGGGATACCTACTGCCTTCAGAATCTTGACATGCAGAATAGGTCTTCTGCGTACAAGATATAGGGGATTTGTCCAGCAGGGCCTGCATAACGTCAGGGAAAAGCAGGCGCTGTGCAGTACCCACCCTGCCCATCCCTCCCAAAAGCCTCACATGCGCCTGTGacgctttttcttctgttttaattcctTATGTTCTTTGCATCGCAGAATAACACAAAGCCTTCCCTCATCTCTAGAACAGAAgatatttcttctattttaaaaaaaaaaaaaaatctttgcatgaATGTGAAGTTTCTGTTCAAACATGTTACATGCACAAAATATTAACCACGTGCCTCAGTACTTAAACGGCCAGGACAAATTCTGAAAACTAAGAAAAGATCAGTCATACTGTGGAACAATAGCCACTAAGTATAGTTAAGTACGTTCATTTGAACTTGTATCACTGCAGATTTTCAATGACTAATTATTGGAGGTGCCCAAGATATTTACTAGTGATTGGTGCATGTAGAGACTGGAATTGAGTTGGAAAAATTAAGACATATGTATGGCATGATAAACTGATCTTATTCaacttcacttttatttcaaTATTATATGTCAcatgaaaggaaggaggaaaaatataatcaaaactccataaagatgaggaaaaattaaactaaaaaaatttCTGAGCTATTAATCTTTCCTGATAATGAAGTACTTCAGGATGACTTCTAAAACTCACTTTAATTTAgttgcttcatttattttaatctggaGATAATTAGAGGGAAATCAAATCCATCTCCACAGCAGAGTATTTACCTGAGATGCAGCTCAGACTTCTCAGTATCTCCCCTGTGTGTCCAAACTCAGTGTTACACATATCATTAAACCTTTACTTAGATTAATGTCCATTACTTCATTAGCATCAAAACTAGAGCTTACGATGTTTGCTGCTGGTTAGCTGTCAGAACAGgaattctttcagattttttttctattaataggccaaattttgctttccctgctgccaggCGCAGTTAGACTAGCAGAAGTATTACAATGGATAGGTAAACTACTGCCCAGCTTTCTATCTCCAGTCAATTATTTAGTTATTATCTTTGTCCTGCAAACAGGGGAATGATGCCATTTCTCTGCAGTTACTGGTAGGGGTGTTTGGAGAGGGAATGTGGGAGCACACGTTAGAACTGgttgaaatgcactgaaatgagtGAGAGGCAGGACACAAAGCGAAAGCATTGCAAAACCTTTGCTAGTGAAGACGAGGCAAAAGCAACTGGGGCTCAGTTCCTCTCTGAAATGCTTTTACTTTGGTGAAAATCTCCACAGGTGATCAGAATGAGGTCCTTTACTTCAAGCTCACAGTAAGATCACGTCTCTCTCAAGAAGTTCCATGCACCATCCCCAGTTCAATAAAAAGTACTTGGAAGTAGAAGGGGTAAATCTCAGCTGAAGAGGTGGGCAGTTGTCACATATGAGTTCCTGTATATCCACACAAAAAGTTATCAGAATATTGCCCTTGCAGCAAGAAATAGGATTGACTTATGGTGAAGGCACGTAGATATTCATCAACAAGATGTTCTGTCAACCAGATTACCCTGACAAAAAAGCTGCATCACTGGTGAATTCTTGCTGTGAAGAGCCATTAGTTGGTTTATCTCATCACCGACTAATCCCATTATACATTATTTAGTACTCAAAATGTGTCAGAGAAGAATCCTCAGTTGAATGAGTGTTCTACACACACCAGCATTCTCCAggaatttatttgtaattatcatttgcctttttccatatCTAATATGTAGTTAATGAATGCCTGACATaacttcagcattaaaaaaaaaaaaaaaagactacataattacaggttaaaaaaatgaactttttccaGCTCCATGCACTGAGGTAATCTTAAGGGTGAAGGTTAAGTACAGGCAAGACAGTATAGATTGCTTTGCAAGACATTCTGTATACTGACCACAGCAACCTCTATGTGTGGCACTGCCTCTGAAACAATAGTTTGAtcttataataataatattacaaTAATACAGAACTTGTAAGTATTATCAGTCATGTCTTGTTCGTGGGACTCTGTCTACAAAAGGACAGCAAGTTTGCCCTTGAAATCATTCTAGAACATGAATAACGTATTTAAGCTTGCCACTAAGTgccaagagaagaacaaaatcaATATTCTAGTATGGAGGCAGGCCTATAAGCAAGAATTtctagcggggggggggggggggggggaatctctcTTTCATGTCTCCAAGGAACTGCTTAAAACAAGGTGTTTCATCAGAAAAGAAGATATTATTTCTCTCAGCCTGATCCCACCACAAGCATTTCTGTGCGAGCTGCTTCAGGCAGTTCCTCTCATTTCTAGATCACAGATTTAACTATGTTTATTATCACAGATCAAAGAAGCAATTTCTAAATACAATATTCATACTTTTCAGCTCCAACGGGGCAATTCAGAGTAATTTGTGACTTTCAAGCAAATTAATACACAAATTTACATCTCATGACTGTTTCGAACAAAAAAGAGGCCTCAAgtaaaagtacaaataaataaacccGAGTTACTAAATTCTTTGCACCAGTTCTGAATCAAAGGTAAGATATTCCAGGGGAACCGATAAAGCCTGATTTACTATCAGTCTGGGGACCTTTTCAATTCCTTGAGCTACAGCACTTGCATGGCTCCTTCCACACTCCTGCCATTCCTATAAGAAAGGAGCAGATGAAGTGGTCAGTGCCAAGCTGTGAGAACGCCAGTTGGTGGACTGGCTGCTACTAAACAGTAAGTATAacgaattttttttcccctgaccttCCCCTGGCAGATCCACAAATCTGAGTACTCTTTTTGTACCATGCCACTAGTTAATATCCTACaagctttttttaaagggttAACACTGTGGATGTAAAAGGAGTCACACAGACAGCTGGGAATTCATTGTTCTGGATAAGCTAAcataattgggaaaaaatatttcacttttataaTTATTGCAAGGTACTAatgcaaaaaacaaagcaagtcaaCACACTTACTggacatcttttctcttttttttctgagggtCCACTAGACGAAGAGTGTCTCTGATAACAGCTACTTTCACTTCTTCATCAACAGGGCTTGGGACATTTTCAAATACTCCAGGAGAAAGCTTTAAATTACCAAGGGATACAGTTATTCAGAACTAAGGATTATTTATGCCACATTTGCTCAAACTTCATGCATGTCATATGTTTTAAATACACAATGATAGATTACAAAATACTTCTTAAGGAATACACAAATACCTTAACATTTTCAGTATGATATTACAATTTTTGGCAAGTTTCTCTAgtaaattgaaatattaaaaaaaaagattgttgcCAATGTTACCATTTATATTATGtatacaaacatgaaaaaaatattagcaatcCCCTAAACACAATTAAGTCAACTGCAGGGGATgatgaataaatgtatttatgaCAAAGATGATGGAGAGCTTTCACAATTCCAATAAGTCATATTTCCAGTGTATAAGATTAGCAatgatttcaaagcagaaaattacaGAGAACCTTGGAGATTTCATATTAGCAGACAGCTTTCAtctttcaaacaaagaaaaagactagaaaaccaaacccaaacaatttCATTCCAATATCACTATCAGGCTGAGAGGTCTTACCTCTTGCTCATGTTCTATTCTCATGCTGGGGTTTGCATTTACTTCTAGTAACATGGGCTTCAAGTTTTTCATCAGGAGAATGTCAAACCCTAAAATCTGTGCATAACAAGCAACGTGTTACTTCCATTCTACTCATGGTGTTCTTCTAGAGAATGCAATGGTCATCCAAATGTCAACATTcaggagaaagaaacatttgaagGACAAAAGAGAAATAACTGAGAAATATACTGTATTGCTGAATAATTACTGAAACCAGTTGTCTTTGATACTAATGGCTACTTTCACGCTACCCCCGTCTGTAAATACTGCCTCTGTCAACATGGATACCTATGACAAGAGGGTCTTAAAATTGCCATCATAATAGCTGTGTTAGGAGGCTGCAAAGCTTCATAGTTATAGCACCTAGAAGACGGAAACCGGAGTGAATACTGCTACTAATCATTGACGCTCATTTGAAATTCTCCATATATGTTTATGGCTCGTAGCACCATAGGTCAGGAGACTGAGATTTGTAAGATAAAACTCGGGTGAGGAGAACCTAAGCTCTGAGCTCATGCAATGCTATTCAGTGGATGCACTACGTCCAACCAGCAATCAGCAACGTAACTAGAGAAAGCttttagaaaaggaattaaaCCTCCACAGAATTAATTCATGCATAGAAATAACTGCATTCCTGGCAGAAATTCCAACCTACCTGGAAGCAAGTTGGCCCAGGCTTTCCTGCTGGTATATCAGACTGATAGTAAACTTTCAGTTCTGGTGTCAGTGCAATAATTGTTTTAATCACCAGTGAAATTATATCTGACCACAGCTTTTTGACATCAGCTCCTCTGGAAGACAGTCTGCACAGAATGCTTGAAAAAGTCCTCTTGCTGCCCGTGTTTACATTGTCAGAATGGATGAAATTCCCGCTATGGATATTTAGGGAATAGTTGGTTAAGTGCATAAAAACCTGGTGCAAATTTTTTAGAGTGGGTTCTTGATAGGGCTCTGTACAAAATCTAGAAAGTCCATCTTTGGCTATATAAATCTCTAAGGGTTCTAAAGATTTCAGTAAGACATAAAGACGAATATCAAATTTCAGTTTGTCGACAAGCAGTGGTTTGCAAATATATTCCTGGACCACAGCTGGCCGGCTCTGGATGCTTCCCGTCAGTCTGATGTCACTTGGGTCTTTAATGAGGTAGATTCCCTCCCCCTGGCACCCTCCATCAGGTTTTACAATAAAAGTGGGCTTCCAGGATGGATCGCTGTCTTTCATCATACGAACCTAGAAGGAAAAGAATTACACTGAAAGACACTaactgggggggaaggagggctgATACTATGAAAGCCAATAAATTGCATTcataaacaaaactaaataaaaataacatgaccACATCACTATAGTAGTAAACACCGTGCAAAAAAGGTAGAAGATAAACAGTGCTGACAAgcacaaagacaaacaaaaaagcatgagTAGGGAATTACTAGTACAGATAAAAggtcattttatttaaaaagccattGTATAAATGAtttcaggaacttttttttccaatttacttCTTTCAGTTTACAGAATGAAGTGCTGTATATCTCATGAGATCCATTTTATTAGTCACTACTGTATATGAAACTGCAAAGTTAAACTTCCGTGCTGCATTTTGAACAACTACTGACAAAGATAATCATTAACCTATGGAAAGGCACCTTAATTTATTGAGGTATGAATGCAGACAAACAATACCGGAAGAAGGGAAGATAAAGTAAAAATTCGCCACTGATAATACCTTTTTCCACCGCTGAATATTCTTCACAGTCAGATACCCCGTGTAGGGAATATTGAGCCATGTGCAGATACTATGCAAATACCACAAATTTACTAAACAAAGTATAGAGTTTGTGCCTCGGTTGCTACCTACCACCATTCCCCAAAATGAAGGGCTGTCTAAATTATACCAGAACTCCCCTCAGGCCTGGCATGCAATTACTACCGTTCTATCCAATGCAAGATAGAGAAAATTCTATCACAATTTCAACAACTCTTTTCAGTGGCTTTGATTTGTATTAGGAAGATCTGTTCATAGCACGTGGCAACTCAGATGCTTTCTTTAGATGTACCTAGTGTGAAATCAGGACCGCAAGGAAAGTTGGTGGAGAATTTGATGGTGTCTAGTACCAAACCAACCCCTTTGGATGAATCTACAGAGCACTCCGTGCCTGGCCTGTCATTTCCTCAAGCTAGCGCACACGTTCAGTCTGTGTTCAGACGTTCACCACTGCTGTGCTGGTTCGGTGTGAAACACAGTGCGCTCTAGTGTACGAGCTCGCAAACGCCAACATCTACGCAGCATAACGCATTTTAATATGCTAAAATGCTTAGAAAAGTCACTACACAAGATACATTTCACTTCTTTCACAGGGAAATGCTTCCAGTTTGCAGATTTCTTAAGAAGTTATGTCAAATAGTCTTTACTGCTAACAAGTTAAATTAATAGAATCAttccaggaaaacattttttccaaaagagacACATTGACAATTGAACTTATTATGTGTGGGGTGATGGGAGATGCCCCCACTAGAAAGGAAATAGCAGGTAAGAAATTTTGACACCTACTAACACTCTGTCAGCATGTGTATAAAGATCATCAAGACAcagaaacagcaaggaaaaggagaaaggagaaaaaaaaaaaaagaaaaaacaaaggaaaggttAGCAAACCAGTACCGTTCAGTATCAGTTTCTTTCCATTGTTTGTAGTGCCTTGCCGTGAAAGATCTCTGTTTGTAAAGTCAACCTGAATACTTTGTAAGAATGTCACTGGAGGACTATGTGACCTATTTCTGTATTGTTTACAGCAGC encodes:
- the TTLL11 gene encoding tubulin polyglutamylase TTLL11 isoform X3, whose protein sequence is MMKDSDPSWKPTFIVKPDGGCQGEGIYLIKDPSDIRLTGSIQSRPAVVQEYICKPLLVDKLKFDIRLYVLLKSLEPLEIYIAKDGLSRFCTEPYQEPTLKNLHQVFMHLTNYSLNIHSGNFIHSDNVNTGSKRTFSSILCRLSSRGADVKKLWSDIISLVIKTIIALTPELKVYYQSDIPAGKPGPTCFQILGFDILLMKNLKPMLLEVNANPSMRIEHEQELSPGVFENVPSPVDEEVKVAVIRDTLRLVDPQKKKRKDVQCQTLERVSEANEELLEAGRAAGREREGPGSPEAGLPSLCLKQVFPKYAKQFNYLRLVDRVAALFIRFLGVKGTTKLGPTGFRTFIRNCKLSSSNFSMASVDILYIDITRRWNSMGIDHKESGMCLQAFVEAFFCLAQKKYKSLPLHEQVALLIDFCEYHLAALDEKRLVCGRGIVERRSAVAPCQTDGLHLTPAAHTPLLNRTATASKFADYRNNRYQQC